One region of Plasmodium vivax chromosome 7, whole genome shotgun sequence genomic DNA includes:
- a CDS encoding hypothetical protein, conserved (encoded by transcript PVX_099945A), with amino-acid sequence MRALLNYFVKKCERTKYRLEVIERRYKLFSCGVPMVLLMSLTISIGTFLIDLQYRIRNTRQQNINIRENKLMEEKNKLLKILSDYDCVDYENMHFNDLNIHVQVKCISFCASNFSPLPLPSRKSCEVVNTAGGGDPEQKQGRGQPELSHLIGNVYIGKVLRMGGTAAEIVTANSVLGKDIIGIFTLKCRVMNDTIITPYHEVVEYPCSHLKKDHAVCAALRSFYEAHICISTLSCSSKPQYVVIFADDIFQVLPFLKLLTRRKFLVEVFFETNTVTTTTEAQLAQFHISGELFQERVSIRTQDETVQQHMHYVTNGLGVKTILVFPHANSDISALKRNIFTVSALNANIVCMTHLDYLNPHECKLLQEKGITLHFFNLTNYLNYDYFKVADAFNYVLLSFLNGDVAIPSVPITTKSFSSIEEILASGPSSPHDKRYSVYVNRNVQ; translated from the exons ATGAGAGCCCTACTCAACTACTTCGTGAAGAAGTGCGAACGAACCAAATACAGACTGGAGGTCATCGAGAGGAGGTACAAGCTGTTCTCCTGCGGGGTCCCAATGGTACTTCTCATGTCCCTCACCATCAGCATAGGCACCTTCCTAATAGATCTGCAGTACAGAATCAGGAACACCCGGCagcaaaatataaacatcCGCGAAAACAAACTGATGGAGGAAAAGAACAAGCTGCTGAAGATCCTCAGCGATTACGACTGCGTCGATTACGAAAAT ATGCACTTTAACGACTTAAACATCCACGTCCAGGTAAAATGCATCTCCTTCTGTGCGTCcaatttctcccccctccccttgcCATCCCGGAAGAGTTGCGAAGTTGTGAATaccgcaggggggggagaccccGAGCAGAAACAGGGCAGAGGTCAGCCCGAGCTAAGTCACTTAATCGGGAATGTATACATTGGTAAAGTGCTACGCATGGGGGGCACAGCTGCAGAGATAGTCACAGCGAACTCAGTGCTGGGTAAAGACATTATTGGTATATTCACTCTCAAGTGTAGAGTTATGAACGATACGATTATAACGCCTTACCATGAGGTTGTTGAGTATCCCTGCAGCCACCTGAAAAAGGATCATGCCGTGTGCGCAGCGCTTCGCTCGTTTTACGAAGCCCACATTTGCATAAGTACCCTGAGTTGCTCAAGCAAGCCGCAGTACGTTGTCATTTTTGCGGACGATATTTTTCAagtgctcccctttttgaagcTTCTGACGAGGCGGAAATTCCTCGTAGAGGTATTTTT CGAAACGAATACAGTGACAACCACAACTGAAGCGCAGCTGGCGCAATTCCACATCAGCGGTGAGCTCTTTCAAGAACGGGTCTCCATACGGACCCAAGACGAAACGGTCCAACAGCATATGCACTACGTAACCAACGGACTTGGAGTAAAAACCATCCTTGTGTTCCCACACGCCAACAGTGACATCAGCGCCTTAAAGAGAAACATTTTCACCGTAAGTGCCTTAAATGCCAACATAGTGTGCATGACCCACTTGGATTACTTAAATCCACACGAATGCAAACTGCTGCAGGAGAAAGGCATAaccctccatttttttaacctgaccaattatttaaattacgATTATTTCAAAGTGGCCGATGCATTTAATTACGTGTTGTTATCCTTCCTAAACGGAGATGTCGCCATTCCATCGGTGCCCATAACGACCAAGTCCTTTTCCAGCATCGAGGAAATACTGGCAAGTGGTCCTTCCTCTCCACACGATAAACGTTACAGCGTTTACGTCAACAGGAATGTTCAGTGA
- a CDS encoding RNA binding function, putative (encoded by transcript PVX_099915A) yields MNGTPLDGETLTIVMGKKMPDKKNNKGSNQNSHVNNNSHKHNKIIPPFKMPVYNPGGPYPHYMNNSHGNHHPPPYGHLPYQSPYQGSMFDKGAPPFAAAGKHLYDTQKNNTIIVTNVPTYLNAEDIFSAFQETGKIVDVQILMNEKRKLTGIVSIEYEKNESASDAVRMYDGGFLNDNRIRVFLDCR; encoded by the exons ATGAACGGCACCCCCCTGGACGGGGAGACCTTGACGATTGTGATGGGGAAGAAGATGCCGGACAAGAAGAACAACAAGGGGTCCAACCAAAACAGCCACGTTAACAACAACAGCCATAAGCACAACAAAATCATCCCCCCTTTCAAAATGCCCGTGTATAACCCCGGCGGCCCCTACCCCCACTACATGAATAACAGCCACGGCAACCACCACCCGCCCCCCTATGGCCACCTGCCCTACCAGAGCCCCTACCAGGGCAGCATGTTCGACAAGGGCGCGCCCCCCTTCGCCGCCGCCGGCAAGCACCTTTACG atACCCAAAAGAACAACACCATCATAGTGACCAACGTCCCCACGTACCTAAACGCGGAAGACATCTTTTCGGCCTTTCAAGAGACGGGCAAAATCGTCGACGTGCAGATCCTCATGAACGAGAAG AGAAAACTAACCGGGATCGTCAGCATCGAGTACGAAAAAAACGAGTCTGCCTCGGACGCAGTGCGCATGTACGACGGTGGGTTTCTAAACGACAACAGGATTAGGGTCTTCCTGGACTGCCGCTAG
- a CDS encoding hypothetical protein, conserved (encoded by transcript PVX_099955A; Apicoplast targeted protein. Curated by Stuart Ralph, Walter and Eliza Hall Institute of Medical Research, Australia.), with protein sequence MALLTLLTFLFFLSVSSPHLCYSFKSNRGREQTLLNWDPTHVQSLDKKLLPSQMWKKNRLYYVSSSKNLFRNSFQKSQSPRVKMALSLFKDINMSNLFPGFKTIFNKKFLFEPLFNSHKDIIMRNMKSIQLIQKGNVVKNLVIFGASCFTIYSVSKLLLMLRRFFQNQYKMISEQEIKMLGKYENPHVEFKD encoded by the exons ATGGCGCTGCTCACCCTTCTCacctttctctttttcctctccgTGTCTTCCCCCCACCTGTGCTACTCCTTTAAGAGCAATCGGGGGCGCGAACAGACGCTGCTAAATTGGGACCCCACACATGTGCAAAGCTTggacaaaaaattattaccaaGTCagatgtggaaaaaaaataggctcTACTATGTCTCCTCCA GTAAGAACCTGTTCAGAAACAGCTTCCAGAAGAGTCAATCGCCCAGGGTGAAGATGGCCCTTTCGCTATTCAAGG atATTAACATGTCTAATCTGTTCCCCGGCTTCAAAAcgatttttaacaaaaa gtTCCTCTTCGAGCCCTTGTTCAACTCGCATAAAGACATCATCATGCGAAATATGAAGTCGATCCAGCTGATACAAAA aggaAACGTGGTGAAGAACCTCGTAATTTTCGGGGCCTCCTGCTTCACCATTTATTCTGTGTCCAAGCTGCTCCTAATGCTCAGGCGGTTCTTCCAAAACCAGTACAAAATG ATAAGTGaacaagaaataaaaatgctcGGCAAGTATGAAAACCCGCATGTTGAGTTTAAGGACTGA
- a CDS encoding high molecular weight rhoptry protein-2, putative (encoded by transcript PVX_099930A), with protein sequence MRLPLLLSPLALLCCTRGGGALELSHSLSVKNAPDASALNIEVEKDKKKICKNAFQYINVAELLSPREEETYVQKCEEVLDTIKNDSPDESAEAEINEFILSLLHARSKYTIINDSDEEVLSKLLRSINGSISEEAALKRAKQLITFNRFIKDKAKVKNVQEMLVISSKADDFMNEPKQKMLQKIIDSFELYNDYLVILGSNINIAKRYSSETFLSIKNEKFCSDHIHLCQKFYEQSIIYYRLKVIFDNLVTYVDQNSKHFKKEKLLELLNMDYRVNRESKVHENYVLEDETVIPTMRITDIYDQDRLIVEVVQDGNSKLMHGRDIEKREISERYIVTVKNLRKDLNDEGLYADLMKTVKNYVLSITQIDNDISNLVRELDHEDVEKFLIDLNFFLYYGFLKIEEDKNMITFNDVAPTFTNLYRANHILFLYLLKTSFEENKNSEYLAFKFYKNMGYKKIPNDKAYSFFSGTGALTNLPKVSPDVMNEHFLSIFPSIPDSYEVHYSERPKFQFFFTMAFKDCNINQGYSALSKELWSELLYAFDHFGWFYVHPQNIISSLSKTSFVRQMLISRNFILRNTEALTLLDTQVAKLMDVIHLSMEIDKSKYSLGFTIPSKFFHYENDYNDLKEDENKRVMFTYDYIDSIANNYYFFTEVKYQVFKNEYENRFYTTFPNVYSLAYQLFNELAINMNVVTNAPLKKKLKDKSKYAWFTLLNIIGKNHDVYSKGPRLVFAAYMLALVYFIESHIDISRYQPKEYFFMKQSLPLIDNVHKDGFTMLKKRCDLLINFMKINKTPLKYQQTDMEEYIKLMNLTAIVLWGKESKKSVFYDDDVSLYKKLMIACVFNGGKTVQEKAIESINKSCDVKFYGLNPNKLDEFIDINMSINKWNPMILEKQAQSFVLSCKTQKLMYDNINVEKIKLETFYKLADAPEMIKTYHCFKLGRQAASLLESIILKKKFVRFRVSDAMDVYDFFYINKVLSSNVRSDFEEFLKDKQAYEKAQNEIIITNSPLGAEKTKKLIDEHQCYWFSSYDNFKVLWMHVSSNMGTGTYLKNFFSEIWSNLHFIFKKKATVKDVEFFSGDLSQQTLIDYYSPLVHSESHCQEKMQSLFVSLRDNDEQNRVDIPDKIKTAYFQCKLDYYKNNHTDKTHLIQPRDFLDNRVYVLKQPYYLISNIDNTHEKKLLRLFVTESTLDYLLLDNINIPECFGRCTISHFNKVVLQKGKTNKHNKVIQNALIPEKTASQKRKEMTIYVNSMYVHNLKSDYVTKEAITRQDIEEGKVRVCLGVGTYFKENFLTEQHFNLSYKPVVDFTGEHNFKVFLKKNESQLPKNEDDICFVNYDLAITNIEITDPYREISEDLIKNLYILKNK encoded by the exons atGAGGCTGCCCCTGCTGCTGAGCCCGCTCGCCCTGCTGTGCTGCACGCGCGGCGGGGGGGCGCTGGAGCTGAGCCACAGCTTGTCCGTGAAGAACGCGCCGGACGCGAGCGCGCTGAACATCGAGGTGGAGAAGGACAAAAAGAAGATCTGCAAAAACGCATTCCAATACATAAACGTAGCTGAGCTGTTGTCCCCAAGGGAGGAAGAAACCTACGTGCAGAAATGTGAAGAGGTCCTAGACACAATAAAGAATGACAGTCCAGATGAATCGGCAGAAGCAGAGATAAACGAATTTATACTGAGCTTACTGCACGCTCGTTCTAAGTATACCATAATAAATGACTCAGATGAGGAGGTACTGAGCAAGCTCCTGAGGAGTATCAACGGATCGATAAGTGAAGAGGCAGCGTTGAAGAGAGCCAAACAGCTAATCACATTCAATCGGTTTATAAAAGACAAAGcgaaggtaaaaaatgtgcaagaGATGCTAGTAATAAGTAGCAAAGCAGATGACTTCATGAATGAGccgaagcaaaaaatgctccaaaaaattatagattCGTTTGAACTGTATAATGATTACCTAGTCATTTTAGGGTCAAATATTAACATCGCCAAGAGGTACTCCTCAGAAACGTTTCTttctattaaaaatgaaaagttcTGCTCAGACCACATCCACTTATGCCAGAAGTTCTACGAGCAGTCTATCATTTACTACAGATTGAAGGTTATTTTTGATAACCTGGTGACTTATGTAGATCAAAATTCcaagcattttaaaaaggaaaagttgcTGGAGCTTCTAAATATGGATTATAGGGTCAATCGAGAGTCGAAGGTGCATGAAAATTACGTGCTGGAGGATGAGACGGTCATCCCCACGATGCGCATTACAGACATTTACGATCAAGATAGGCTAATTGTTGAGGTCGTTCAGGATGGAAATAGCAAGCTGATGCACGGCAGGGATATTGAGAAGAGGGAAATCAGCGAGAGGTACATCGTCACCGTGAAGAACCTGCGCAAGGACCTCAACGACGAGGGGCTCTACGCCGACTTGATGAAGACCGTCAAGAACTACGTGCTCTCCATCACGCAGATCGACAACGACATTTCCAACCTCGTGCGCGAGCTCGACCACGAGGATGTGGAGAAGT TCCTCATCGACCTGAACTTCTTCCTCTACTACGGCTTCCTCAAAATCGAAGAGGACAAGAACATGATCACCTTCAACGACGTGGCCCCCACCTTCACCAACCTGTACCGAGCCAACCACATCCTCTTCCTCTACCTGCTCAAGACCAGCTtcgaggaaaacaaaaactcCGAGTACCTCGCCttcaaattttacaaaaacatGGGGTATAAGAAGATCCCCAACGACAAGGCCTACAGCTTCTTCAGTGGAACGGGGGCCCTCACCAACCTGCCCAAGGTGTCCCCCGACGTCATGAACGAGCACTTCCTGAGCATCTTCCCCAGCATTCCAGACAGTTATGAAGTGCACTACTCGGAGAGGCCCAAGTTCCagttcttcttcaccatGGCGTTTAAGGACTGCAACATTAACCAGG GCTATTCGGCCCTTTCGAAGGAACTCTGGAGTGAGCTGCTCTACGCCTTTGACCACTTCGGAT ggttCTACGTCCACCCGCAGAACATCATCTCGAGTCTTTCCAAGACGAGCTTCGTCAGGCAGATGCTGA TAAGCAGAAACTTCATCCTGAGGAACACCGAAGCGCTGACCCTGCTGGACACCCAAGTGGCCAAGCTCATGGACGTAATACACCTCTCCATGGAGATAGACAAATCCAAGTACTCCCTAGGCTTCACCATCCCCAGCAAGTTCTTTCACTACGAAAATGATTATAACGATTTGAAGGAAGATGAAAACAAGAGGGTTATGTTTACCTACGACTACATAGATTCCATTGCAAATAATTACTACTTCTTCACTGAGGTTAAATACCAGGTCTTTAAGAATGAATATGAAAATCGATTCTACACGACGTTCCCTAATGTGTATAGTCTTGCGTATCAGCTGTTCAACGAGCTAGCCATCAACATGAATGTGGTTACCAATGCACCTCTAAAGAAAAAGCTCAAGGACAAGTCCAAGTACGCCTGGTTTACTTTGCTTAACATCATTGGCAAGAACCACGACGTTTACTCTAAGGGCCCCCGACTGGTTTTCGCGGCGTACATGCTGGCGTTAG TGTACTTCATCGAGTCGCACATCGACATTTCGCGATACCAGCCGAAGGAGTACTTCTTCATGAAGCAGTCGCTGCCCCTGATCGACAACGTGCACAAGGACGGCTTCACGATGCTGAAGAAGAGGTGCGACCTGCTCATCAACTTCATGAAGATAAACAAGACGCCCCTCAAGTACCAGCAGACGGACATGGAGGAGTACATCAAGCTGATGAATTTGACCGCGATCGTTTTATGGGGCAAGGAGAGCAAGAAATCCGTCTTCTACGACGACGACGTTAGTTTGTATAAGAAGCTGATGATTGCCTGTGTGTTCAACGGGG GCAAAACCGTGCAAGAGAAAGCCATCGAAAGCATCAACAAATCGTGCGACGTGAAGTTCTACGGACTGAACCCGAACAAGCTGGACGAATTCATAGACATCAACATGAGCATTAACAAGTGGAACCCCATGATCCTGGAGAAGCAGGCGCAGTCCTTTGTCCTCAGCTGCAAAACGCAAAAGCTTATGTACGACAATATCaacgtggaaaaaattaaactggAGACTTTCTACAAGTTGGCAGATGCACCCGAGATGATTAAGACTTACCACTGCTTCAAACTGGGACGACAGGCTGCATCTTTGCTAGAATcaatcattttaaaaaaaaaattcgtgaGATTTAGAGTCAGCGATGCCATGGATGTGTATGACTTCTTCTACATAAACAAAGTCCTCTCCAGCAATGTCCGTAGCGACTTTGAGGAGTTCCTGAAGGATAAGCAGGCCTATGAGAAGGCGCAGAACGAAATAATAATCACCAACAGCCCGCTGGGCGCCGAGAAGACCAAGAAGCTCATCGACGAGCACCAGTGCTACTGGTTCAGCAGCTACGACAACTTCAAGGTGTTGTGGATGCACGTCTCCA GCAACATGGGAACCGGAACGTACCTGAAGAACTTCTTCTCAGAAATATGGAGCAACCTCCACTTCATCTTCAAGAAGAAGGCCACGGTGAAGGACGTGGAGTTCTTCTCAG GAGACCTGTCCCAGCAGACGCTGATCGACTACTACTCGCCGCTAGTCCACTCCGAATCGCACTGCCAAGAGAAAATGCAGTCCCTGTTCGTCTCCCTAAGAGACAACGACGAGCAGAACCGCGTGGACATACCGGACAAAATAAAGACGGCCTACTTCCAGTGCAAACTAGATTACTACAAAAACAACCACACAGATAAGACGCACCTAATTCAGCCAAGGGATTTCCTAGACAATAGAGTCTACGTCCTGAAGCAGCCATACTACCTCATTAGTAATATTGATAATACGCATGAAAAGAAATTGCTTAGACTGTTTGTTACGGAGAGTACATTAGATTACCTCCTCCTAGATAACATAAATATCCCCGAGTGCTTCGGACGCTGTACCATCAGCCACTTCAATAAGGTCGTCCTTcagaaaggaaaaaccaaCAAGCATAACAAAGTTATACAGAACGCTTTAATCCCAGAAAAGACCGCTTCtcaaaagaggaaggaaaTGACTATATACGTTAACAGCATGTATGTGCATAACTTAAAAAGCGATTATGTTACAAAGGAGGCAATTACACGACAGGACATTGAAGAGGGTAAGGTGAGGGTCTGCCTAGGAGTGGGTACCTACTTTAAGGAGAACTTCCTCACGGAGCAGCACTTCAATTTGTCTTACAAGCCCGTCGTTGACTTTACCGGTGAACACAACTTTAAGGTCTTCCTGAAGAAGAACGAGTCCCAGCTCCCCAAGAACGAGGACGACATCTGCTTCGTCAACTACGACTTGGCCATCACCAACATAG aaaTCACCGACCCGTACCGCGAAATCAGCGAAGACTTGATAAAAAATCTGTacatcttaaaaaataagtga
- a CDS encoding hypothetical protein, conserved (encoded by transcript PVX_099935A) — MSKGEGAKVVARVKEEELNDLYDWISSFNLSRKIKNIHREFSDGVLMAELVSICLPKLVELHNYSKANSISQKRYNWNTLNQRVFRRLGFQIDKRHVEEIVNCKYMGVEKVLNTFKNQLHKFQSSEMEVDSSGTLGEDQARPYNEEEPRLAEGEGDSQSAQSAEFLNDEIVEILRDKIFNLEKLLKIKDSKIDILNRKIDTLNRMRDV; from the exons atgagcaaaggggaaggcgcAAAAGTGGTGGCCAgggtgaaggaggaggaactAAATGACCTGTACGACTGGATCAGCAGTTTCAACTTGtctagaaaaataaaaaacatccACAGAGAATTTTCAGATGGAGTTCTAATGGCAGAGTTGGTGAGCATATGTCTTCCCAAGCTAGTGGAGCTGCATAATTATAGTAAGGCAAATTCAATTAGCCAAAAAAGGTACAATTGGAATACACTCAACCAGAGGGTTTTTAGGAGGCTGGGGTTTCAGATTGACAAAAGACATGTTGAAGAAATTGttaattgtaaatatatggGCGTGGAGAAGGTGCTAAACACGTTTAAAAATCAGCTGCATAAATTCCAGAGCTCTGAAATGGAGGTGGATTCTTCGGGCACGTTGGGCGAGGACCAGGCCAGGCCGTATAATGAGGAAGAGCCCCGTCTCGCCGAGGGGGAAGGAGACAGCCAATCAGCGCAG AGCGCCGAGTTCCTCAACGACGAAATTGTGGAGATCCTGCGCGACAAAATCTTCAACTTGGAGAAGCTTCTAAAGATAAAG gacAGCAAAATCGACATTCTGAATCGAAAAATTGACACATTAAACCGGATGAGGGACGTTTGA
- a CDS encoding hypothetical protein, conserved (encoded by transcript PVX_099940A), translated as MVRGDEVMEWKDEGTSLHTTYVYSYTCLYCVCVFLRLCIPTSAWTAPPSLRTVRPIFLPLNVVANSTSSLLLHPGQLDLKHVEGYMTSKKWLSKLKCCGDNPLTVDEMKALVLMFLKKISDTYVDDQAKWMNKMRSSQEEQGKALEEAMNEYEKNILFNHALKEQQLLHNNKKISEWNETIENAYEAQQEVLRQFEAKKREDKKKMALEKNNELIIAKDYIDKIKEAATDSRYANSKCFVYPASSAPCGACTSAGAIAPYRRFKEPRRKKQYSLCL; from the coding sequence ATGGTGAGGGGAGATGAAGTGATGGAATGGAAGGACGAGGGGACGTCTCTGCATACTACGTATGTGTATTCCTACACCTGTTTATACTGCGTATGTGTATTCCTACGCCTGTGCATACCTACGTCTGCATGGACAGCCCCCCCTTCCCTGCGAACCGTTCGCCccatttttctccctctcaACGTGGTTGCCAATTCTACATCGTCCCTTCTCCTCCACCCAGGCCAGCTAGACTTAAAACACGTGGAAGGCTACATGACGAGCAAGAAGTGGCTGAGCAAGTTGAAATGCTGTGGAGACAACCCCCTTACGGTAGACGAAATGAAAGCCCTGgttttaatgtttttaaaaaaaatatcggACACGTATGTAGACGACCAAGCCAAGTGGATGAATAAAATGAGAAGCTCGCAGGAGGAACAAGGAAAGGCATTGGAAGAAGCAATGAATGAGTacgaaaaaaacatcctATTTAACCATGCCCTGAAGGAGCAACAACTTTTACacaacaataaaaaaattagtgaGTGGAATGAAACGATAGAAAATGCATACGAGGCACAGCAAGAAGTGTTGCGTCAGTTTGAAGCCAAAAAGAgagaggacaaaaaaaaaatggccttGGAAAAGAACAACGAATTGATTATAGCCAAGGATTACatagacaaaataaaagaagccGCAACGGATAGTCGGTATGCCAACTCGAAATGTTTTGTTTACCCAGCTTCCTCGGCTCCATGTGGTGCCTGCACATCTGCGGGGGCCATTGCGCCCTATCGCAGGTTCAAAGAGcccaggaggaagaagcaataTTCCCTCTGCTTGTGA
- a CDS encoding hypothetical protein, conserved (encoded by transcript PVX_099920A), with protein sequence METLEEIWRRYEEAKRELLHRAGRHESNGAMKAPRGEKHYVEKTVLRSLHRVISSYCSLVMVHTGGRHPHGTKKGKGGPKNGEKRRSTKNTCENRWIEGAANDELARRVAEKRAIQRRHIERVKRFVKTDRSIGTFGKYVERVFRFRGRGTYDGGKEQVDGFAAGERHTEEAHHVEISPPDGYKRLPKRRIQISLEKDVHFGLFLGEVVNFLQVLLHRKSPHEHVQANYVKENPPRVSSLTSEGRKNWWSRMLSEGGRANLLGAQTPDVKKLPAQKGRVTPFAENPHGGGNSRRETSQKGEEKHEGNSNGEERRKRNRNDPFGDPPGGVNTPLPLMDMSMSMQLWSSLLDGNHHPHNCLIRGVDPNLLYVIDSDRDLLRVLFFFKTVHLFVAYVYVTICRSETLLSCLSVFWALNRSFHGTFKLSSTGATEWKNAYAFFCAFASMLRRDILPPARGGSQVSGGSDVIRGSDVTGVTQQEEAIPEGDTPKGMHNHWGGNSHLVHCFGGLCFTAGGEASPGSHPRRGAPPEGPNSQAHGKGKSKKEQIGAPPDGQYCYYATVKNDDDIDSVNLAMHVTNTSKDNIRFYKRYIQEHIQRGFLRVYKLSETKKRTYSSEKNKEGGISRASMFKNYGQLFRNFLQEIVS encoded by the coding sequence ATGGAAACGCTGGAAGAAATCTGGCGACGGTATGAAGAGGCCAAGCGGGAGCTGCTGCACCGCGCGGGTAGGCACGAGAGCAACGGGGCGATGAAGgccccaaggggggagaagcactaCGTGGAAAAGACCGTCCTTCGTAGTTTGCATCGGGTGATTAGCAGTTACTGCAGTTTGGTGATGGTGCACACGGGAGGCCGGCACCCACAcggaacgaaaaaagggaagggagGACCAAAAAACGGCGAGAAACGGAGGAGCACAAAAAATACCTGTGAGAACCGATGGATTGAGGGGGCAGCCAATGATGAGCTCGCCAGAAGGGTGGCAGAAAAAAGGGCCATACAGCGTAGACACATTGAGAGAGTAAAACGGTTTGTTAAAACTGACAGGTCGATCGGGACCTTTGGCAAGTACGTAGAGAGGGTATTTCGCTTCAGGGGGCGTGGCACGTACGATGGGGGAAAAGAGCAGGTGGATGGGTTCGcagcgggggagcggcacaCCGAGGAGGCACACCACGTggaaatttccccccctgacGGGTACAAACGACTGCCAAAACGCAGAATACAAATAAGCCTAGAAAAGGACGTCCACTTCGGCCTCTTCCTCGGGGAAGTGGTTAACTTCCTGCAAGTGCTGCTGCATAGGAAGTCTCCTCATGAACATGTGCAGGCGAATTATGTAAAGGAAAACCCGCCACGTGTGAGCAGCTTAACCAGTGAGGGTAGAAAAAATTGGTGGAGCAGGATGCTAagcgagggggggagggcaaaTCTACTAGGAGCTCAAACTCCAGATGTGAAGAAGCTACCTGCACAGAAGGGACGAGTTACCCCTTTTGCAGAGAACCCACATGGTGGAGGCAATTCGCGGAGGGAAACTTcccaaaaaggtgaagaaaaacatgaGGGCAactcaaatggggaagaaagaagaaagcgAAACAGAAATGACCCTTTTGGAGATCCCCCCGGGGGAGTGAATACCCCACTTCCCCTAATGGACATGAGCATGAGCATGCAGTTGTGGAGTTCTCTCCTCGATGGAAACCACCACCCGCATAACTGTCTCATACGAGGGGTAGATCCCAATTTGCTCTACGTCATCGATAGCGATAGGGACTTGCTGagggtcctttttttctttaaaacgGTGCACTTGTTTGTAGCCTATGTGTATGTTACCATCTGTCGCAGTGAAACGCTGCTTTCTTGCCTGTCTGTTTTTTGGGCCCTAAATCGCAGCTTCCATGGGACGTTCAAACTGTCGTCCACAGGGGCAACGGAATGGAAAAACGCCTACGCGTTCTTCTGTGCGTTCGCCAGCATGCTGAGGAGGGACATCCTGCCCCCCGCTAGGGGGGGTAGCCAGGTTAGCGGTGGGAGCGATGTTATCCGCGGAAGCGATGTTACCGGAGTGACCCAGCAGGAGGAAGCTATACCCGAGGGGGATACCCCCAAAGGGATGCATAACCACTGGGGAGGGAACTCACACCTTGTGCACTGCTTCGGGGGCCTCTGCTTCACAGCTGGCGGGGAAGCTTCCCCTGGGAGCCACCCACGGAGGGGTGCCCCCCCGGAAGGGCCAAACAGCCAGGCAcacggaaaagggaaaagcaaGAAAGAACAAATAGGAGCTCCACCAGACGGCCAGTACTGCTACTACGCAACGGTGAAAAATGACGACGACATTGACTCCGTGAATTTAGCCATGCATGTAACCAACACGAGCAAGGATAACATACGTTTTTACAAAAGGTATATTCAAGAGCACATCCAGAGGGGGTTCCTACGTGTGTATAAGCTGAGcgagacgaagaagaggaccTATTCAAGTGAAAAGAACAAGGAGGGAGGAATTAGCCGCGCGtcaatgtttaaaaattatggcCAATTGTttagaaattttttgcaaGAAATTGTATCATAA